CTTGTGTACCAAATCACAACTAAGGTGACAATCAACAATAGGTATACCACAACGCTATATCCAAATGATGGAAGCAAACCCAAATCATGCTTCAGAAAAACTAAGCTTACTAAAATACTTTTGATTGTAAAAGACAAGAACTAGTTTACATACCTGCTGGAGGCAAGTTGAAAGTCGGCTTCATTTGCCACACCATTAAGGGAGCTGAGAGATCTGCATTTAAAGATAAAATGTAAGTACTACTCTCTAGCAGTTTCATTGCTGTTTTCACTCCACAATGTATATAACTAGAACATGATTACACTTAGTTACAAGTAATGAAACCGATAATTACTACTATATAGATTGCTTGAAACAAATTTAGTAAAAATAAATCATGGATTACCTTATAAGACTCCCTAAAATAGCTTCAGTTTCCAACTTAACAGGATCCTTATCGTCCAATAAAGAAGCCGCATTCTTCAAAACCAAAGTAAACGTGCAAACCTGATAACAATAATACAAGATTTAGAGCATTAAACCTGTATTAGGTAACCAAACACTAAACTCTACATTTTTTTTACAATGTAATTGCATCTCTTATCAGTATAGAAAAATGTATGAAGGTTCGAAATCGAAATAAAGCCAAACCTCAACACCAGTACTAGCTTGAAATGAGACAAAAGAATTCCTTTCTAGAGgagcacaatctcttgtagcagATCTTAATAGGTTCTGAACTTCTTCGAAATCTTTATCCGGATTGTCAGAATCCGTAGCTGTGAGAATTAAAATtccaatcaaaaattaaaaactcAAGTGATATCGTATCATCAGTAAAACCTctcggataattttttttttgttaaacccTACTTAATAAAAGATGTGCACTCCGAAGGCTATTTCTagaagcatcaattggagctaacacatatttcgatgcTTTCTTCTTCTGATCTCTCAACCAATCCTTTGGTCCTGCTGAAATCAAATATGAAAAATTGtaagaaaatatatctatatagaaACAAAAATATGGATAGTTTGAGCAATCGGAGTTCGAGAGAGAGAGGTGAGTACATATGCCGAGCGAGAAGGCGGAGGCCGGAGAGGGTTGATAGAGGAATGGAATGAGTGTGAGAGGGAGAACTGAGAAATTTCTGCGATTGGTTTTAGTGTTGAGAATGAAATGCTGTTGTTGTTGCAGTGGTGGTGGTTTTAACGGTGGAAGGGAAGTTTCAGACTGGGAGGGATTTGGCGGGGGAATTCCGGTAACCGTGGAAATAAGGCGCGCCCCTACTGCTGTCATTGCTTCGGATAACTCTTCGCTTTGTTGTGTGTCTGGAATTTCTATCTCTTTCCGTCATTACGGGCTTCTTCTCACCCATCGGCCCAGGTATAAATATCCGGGCCAATAGCAGATTTGAATGCCCACATCACGCACCACCACACTATAAGGCCAAATATATTCGAACAACCATGGACAATTTTggaacatttttttttccttatacgttaaaaccaaaaacatttaaatcatgcaaacaaattttcaataATTTCGTGACCTTGACGGTCAATGTGATAATGGTTCAGATTGAAATTATTGTAcaatttttttatcaaaagaaaacTAAATGAAGATAAATATGGTCACTCCAAGGACTAATGATATTGACTAACAAGCCGGGTGCGCACACAGTGACCTTGAGTGTCCTACCGTACTCCATCTATAAGTGGAACGGTTTATAATTTTGGAGACTAGTACCaggaggaaaataaaaataaaaatattcccCGGGAATGTAGCAATTCCTCGTATAATGGTAATTGCAATTGATATTGATTTTTGCGATATACCAAAATTGTATCGACGATTGAAGAACAAAAATTAGTCATGGCATATGCAAAATCCGGATGGTTTCTTGTATAGAAAAAATATAAACCATATAAAATTGAATCACATGATCTTCATCTAATCGAGGAAGGTACCAAACTTAATTGTTCGTAGGTTAATGAACCATGCACGTGATTAACTACCCAAAAGATAATCCAACCGAGATAACACTATTTTTATTTAATAGAGGTGATTACAGTTTCATTATGGGAATAAAAATTGTAAACCATCtttcgatgatttttttttctttttctatgaaAAACTAAGAGAACAAAGAATACACCAATTTCTAGTGACTAAAGTTTCATTGGAGGAATAGAAAATGTAGACCATCTTTCGATTCGATAGATTTGTTTTTCTATCTCTATAAAAAAAATCTAGAGAATAAAGAAAATCATACGTATTCAGTAAAAGTTGATCACCCATGTAGAACGATGTACAATAGAATTAGCACATCCATAGAAATTATATGGAGATCAATATTTGTTAAGCATTAAAATCacgaataattaaaaaaaaacaatagtATATGAAACTTACAGAAAGAATACCAAGATGCAACATTTGACATGACGCGTTTTATGAATCATATAATATTAAGTAATTGAGTGAATACTTTGAaaggtttttcttttctcttagCATCTTACGAGACTTGTTCAGCATTAATTGGTACTTTGTATGAGTCCACTAATCCAAGGTTGTATTCAtgcgaaaacaaaataaaaagtcgGTAATTGTAAAAGATGGTTCAAGTATTGAGTagagaaataacaaaataatatggagacaagagaagaaaacaaagtaaaagagaAGGGGAATTAGTTGCTTCTTCATTTATTGTTCCACACTTTAAATACATGAAGAGTAGAGACTTTTGTAAGTACAAGTGGTAGTAAGAGAAAGAACAATTCCTAGATGTGTCTAGTTTGAGAGAAAAGATGGCATGCATCTTGACACATGTGATGTGTGGTCAACCACTTTCCCACACATGttactacaacactcccccttggatgaccaccattacAAACTCATTGTATTGTCAAGACTTTCCTCCTTTGTAGAAATGTGTCAGGAAAAATACTTAGCACAAAAACCTGAACACCTGGAAGGAGAAGAATAACCTCAACCGAGAAGTTATATTTCCGGTGCTactgttgtctcattaaaaaccttgccgagtaataaaaccctttgggaaaagtaacctcggtgaaggaaaagagtgcaACACACCTCTATGTCAATATCAaatcattagatgctccccctgatatcGACATCTCCCCATGATTTACACTTATGGTATCactgttgtctcattaaaaacctttccaAGTAACAAAACCcggtgggaaaaagtaacctcggtgaaggaaaagacaaTTTCTTTAGTCTAATACAGTCATGGGAGTGGAAAATTCCTTTAGTCCCATGGGGTCATGGAAGTTCGGACAATCTCTTTAGTCCTATACTTCTCACATGTTTTTCAAATGTAGACTTAGGtaatgacttagtaaataagtctgcTACATTTTCATCAGATTTTACTTTACTGACTTGAATGTTTAGAAggcattgttgttgttgattgtaaAAGAACTCCGGTGATATATGTTTCGCGTTATCACCTTTAATATACCCTTGCTTCATATGTTCGGTGCAAGATGCATTATCTTCATAAATGCAAGTTGGCTCTTCGGTGGTAGAACTCAAACCACATGTCCCTCGAATATGTGTAATGATAGACCTTAACCATATACACTCATGAACCGCCTCATGTAGGGCAATGATCTCAGAGTGGTTCGTGGAGGTAGCCACAAGGGTTTGCTTGGTCGATATCCAGGATATCGTTGTATTCCCGACAGTGAACACGTATCCAGTTTGTGATCGACCTTTGTGTGGGTCTGAGAGGTACCCAgcatcagcaaaaccaaccaaaacattatttgagGTTTCGGTGTAAGGAGTCGCAATTACATTAGCAACCCTCctttcgtcttttttttttttgctagatcaATCCAATTTATTACTCATTATGGAAGAATTACAACTCAAAAAGAGCTAAAAGTTATTTACAAACACTAAGGAAAGaactgaagtaaaaaaaaaacagaatacaAAATTAAAACATGCCCATTAACCAGTAATAAACAACAAGCCCAGTAGCTTCAAGGCTCAACAGAACCTATAGTATATTTTGTCAGGCATTTCCAGTGAAGATATAAAACTAAGTCTTGTTGTGTACTTCTGACAAACTCCCCTGCCAAGACCTGCACCTTTCTTTGCCATATCATCTGCAGTAAAATTAATTTCTCTCATGCTATGTACAAATTGAATCCTTCctagtattttttttattctgcACCATCTTGCTTGAATTATCCAAGGCAGCTTTCCTGAAGTGTAAGCTTTTATTGTTGCACTAGAATTTGATTGAATGCAAATATCAAACCTGTTATTCTCTACTGCCCATTCAGCTGCTCCTATAATGGCCATTATTTCAGCAATGAAGTTGGTTGCAATGCCCAAACCTCTTGATTCTGCATATACGAATTCACCTCTAGCTCCTCTGCACACAAAACCAAAACCTGATGCCCCTGGATTAACTctagaagcaccatcacaacaaatgaGTGTTTGATTTACTTCAGAAAGATAGAATCCCAATTCAACAATCTTCTGAACTTTTATTGGTTGGTTTCTTAACTCAAAATTTTTGAAAATCATGTAGTCATAGTTACAATCCCACATGAAATTCTTTATTCTCAAAGCACATTCTTTAGTATATTGTTTTACTCTCATTTTGAACTTTCCCAAATTTACTTGTTCATCCTCAAAACATTTGTTGTTCCTCAAGAACCATATTTCCATCATTGTTATGGAAGCAACTAAAATCCATACTTCCCTTACTGCAGCACTTTTATGCCTTGCAAAGTTCATTACATCTTCATAAGATTTAGGATTGCAGAATAGAAAAATCCCCCCCAACCATTTCCATATCAACTGACTAGAATTACACTTCCATAAAATGTGTTCTATACTGTCAGTATCTTCTCCACAGATATAGCATTTTGAAGCTAAATTAAAACCTTTTCCATGCATCTTCTCATCAGTGGCACAGATTCCTTGAACTATATTCCATATATTACTGGAAGTAGTAGTATGAAGCACTGGATTCCATACATATTTAACCCAATTAACCTTATTGAATTTTTCTCTAATCAACTCAGCAGTAGAAGCTATAGTAAAGTTACCTGACATAGTGCCATCCCAGACTCTTCTGTCTTCTTGACCTGATAGAACTGGAAAATCCTCCATTTGTATATAATTTAATAATCTCTGAGGTATTAACCATTCACCATTCACAATCAAGTCAGCTACTTTCATATTTTCATTTTGTTGCATATACTCATCTTCAGCAATTAGATCTTTTAAAGGCTTTTCTTTGATCCAAGTATCATTCCACACTGAAATTTGTGGACCATTGCCTGTAACCCATCTTGTATGCTTCTGAACATCATCAATAACCCATTTCAGACCTGGCCAAACTGTTGACTTTTTATAACCCGTAATCCATTCTCCCTTCAGATTAGTGAATTTTGCTCTCATAAATCTTTCCCATTCTGCATCAGAGGTTTGAattttccataacattttcattaACAATGATTTGTTAACAACTTCAAGTCTTCTTAATCCAATCCCTCCTTCCTCCATTGGGGAACATGTTTTCTCCCATTTCAATGTAACACATTTTCTCTCATAAGGATCCACAGTCCATAAAAGGTTTCTTATTAATCTCTCACAGATCTTCACCACACTTGAAGGCCATTTATAAACTGACATGTTATATATAAGAATGCTACTCAAAATAGACTTCACCAGAGTTAGTCTGTCCATAAAAGATAGCATTTTCCCAACCCAACTTGCGAATATGTTTTGTAACATTTCAACCACTCCCCATACTGTACTTGATTTCACCCTTCCTAGTTTTAAAACAACTCCTAAATATTTGTCTGGCAATATAGAGACATTCATTTGAAGCTCATTAGCTAGTAGTTTTTTTCTTTGATCAGTTACTCCTCCAATAAAAAGTTTACTTTTTTGCTGATTAATCACTTGCCCAGAAGATAATTGATAATCTTGTAAAAGCTTCATAACAGTTTGAATATTTCTCTTATGTCCattaaagaacaaaaaaacatCATCAATAAAAAATATATGAGTTGGCTGCACACCTCTGTAATTGACCATAGGAATGATCTTTCTTTCTTCAACCATTTGAGTAATCCTTCTACTCAAAACATCTTCAACCATGAGAAACAAAATAGGAGACAATGGGTCACCTTGTCTCAAACCCCTACTAACTTCAAAAAAACCCACAGGACCACCATTTACTAGCACTGCAATTTTAGATGATTTGAACAATTGATGAATCCAATTTACACATTTCTtagaaaaaccaaattttttcattACCTCAAAAAGAAACTCCCAGCTCAGAGAATCATAGGCTTGAGTGATATCCAGCTTTAAGCCTATATTACCACCTCTCCTTTTTGTATCCAGCTCATTTATCATTTCTGAAGCCAACACAATTTGTTCTTGTATACATCTACCTTTAATAAATGCTCCTTGTTGGACTGAAacaattttttccaacattcCATGCATTCTTGTTGTCATGATTTTGGTAAAGATTTTAAAGCAGAAATTGCTAAGTCCAATGGGTCTGAACTGATTGGGTCTTGCACATTTAACCCTTGGCAGCAGaaataaaaaattagagtttAGTCCTCTTGGTATTAAACCTTTTCTCCAGCTATATTGAATGGCTTTGATTAGTTCTTCACCAATTATCTCCCAAGCAAATCTATAGAAAAATCCCGAAAAACCACCAGGGCCAGGAGCACTGTCAGCATTTAGAGAAAAGACAACATTTTGTACTTCTTGAGCTGAGGGAACTCCTTCCAGCATTATATTATCCTCTAAAGTGACTACTTCTGGAATAGCATCAAAGATGCTCATCTGTCGATTTTCTTCGAAAAAATTGTGGATTTATATAGAAGCAGTTCCTTCATATGAATCTAGTCGGTTAAATGGATCCGTAGATGTGGGATTCTTTGATCGCTTTATCACAAGTGCAAGTACACTTAATTTAAAAAGAGAGGGGCTTGGGCTAGGTGGGATACTTATTTATATTAGTTGATCTAAATCCTAGATGAATGTAGATTTTCTCTTCCATTTTGCGGGCTCTGTAAAATCGACCTCCGGTGCACGTCAGTTACTTAATATCTGCCAATTTTGGTTTAACCCATAAACTTAATTCATCTAAAAAACTCAATTTACGTATtgataaattaaataaaaaaaatctaattatCGTCATATATGTTCTTTGTTGTTTGCATAAAACTTATCTCTCAGGTACAATCGACAAGTGACAT
This is a stretch of genomic DNA from Papaver somniferum cultivar HN1 chromosome 1, ASM357369v1, whole genome shotgun sequence. It encodes these proteins:
- the LOC113287874 gene encoding uncharacterized protein LOC113287874 produces the protein MTAVGARLISTVTGIPPPNPSQSETSLPPLKPPPLQQQQHFILNTKTNRRNFSVLPLTLIPFLYQPSPASAFSLGISGPKDWLRDQKKKASKYVLAPIDASRNSLRSAHLLLTTDSDNPDKDFEEVQNLLRSATRDCAPLERNSFVSFQASTGVEVCTFTLVLKNAASLLDDKDPVKLETEAILGSLIRSLSSLNGVANEADFQLASSREKVADALLDTITSLDKFEQGIKDCLEI
- the LOC113315728 gene encoding uncharacterized protein LOC113315728; translated protein: MSIFDAIPEVVTLEDNIMLEGVPSAQEVQNVVFSLNADSAPGPGGFSGFFYRFAWEIIGEELIKAIQYSWRKGLIPRGLNSNFLFLLPRVKCARPNQFRPIGLSNFCFKIFTKIMTTRMHGMLEKIVSVQQGAFIKGRCIQEQIVLASEMINELDTKRRGGNIGLKLDITQAYDSLSWEFLFEVMKKFGFSKKCVNWIHQLFKSSKIAVLVNGGPVGFFEVSRGLRQGDPLSPILFLMVEDVLSRRITQMVEERKIIPMVNYRGVQPTHIFFIDDVFLFFNGHKRNIQTVMKLLQDYQLSSGQVINQQKSKLFIGGVTDQRKKLLANELQMNVSILPDKYLGVVLKLGRVKSSTVWGVVEMLQNIFASWVGKMLSFMDRLTLVKSILSSILIYNMSVYKWPSSVVKICERLIRNLLWTVDPYERKCVTLKWEKTCSPMEEGGIGLRRLEVVNKSLLMKMLWKIQTSDAEWERFMRAKFTNLKGEWITGYKKSTVWPGLKWVIDDVQKHTRWVTGNGPQISVWNDTWIKEKPLKDLIAEDEYMQQNENMKVADLIVNGEWLIPQRLLNYIQMEDFPVLSGQEDRRVWDGTMSGNFTIASTAELIREKFNKVNWVKYVWNPVLHTTTSSNIWNIVQGICATDEKMHGKGFNLASKCYICGEDTDSIEHILWKCNSSQLIWKWLGGIFLFCNPKSYEDVMNFARHKSAAVREVWILVASITMMEIWFLRNNKCFEDEQVNLGKFKMRVKQYTKECALRIKNFMWDCNYDYMIFKNFELRNQPIKVQKIVELGFYLSEVNQTLICCDGASRVNPGASGFGFVCRGARGEFVYAESRGLGIATNFIAEIMAIIGAAEWAVENNRFDICIQSNSSATIKAYTSGKLPWIIQARWCRIKKILGRIQFVHSMREINFTADDMAKKGAGLGRGVCQNKKKKDERRVANVIATPYTETSNNVLVGFADAGYLSDPHKGRSQTGYVFTVGNTTISWISTKQTLVATSTNHSEIIALHEAVHECIWLRSIITHIRGTCGLSSTTEEPTCIYEDNASCTEHMKQGYIKGDNAKHISPEFFYNQQQQCLLNIQVSKVKSDENVADLFTKSLPKSTFEKHVRSIGLKRLSELP